The region TGGGTGTTACCTTTGTGACATGATTTTGCAGAGTGGCTAGCATTTCATCCATGTTGCTAGTTCTCCTCTGCAGCTCACTGATATTACTGGTTACTAAGCTTTCAATAGCATTCTCCAACTCTTCCATGGAAATCTTCTCCATCTGCAACTGGTTGGCCATTTTCCTGGAATGGAGACAGCAGGGAATATGGTGTTACCTGAGCAGAACTCATTTTCTGCAGAACACAAATATCTCAAGTACATTAAAAGCACCAAGCATCAGTGCCATACTCCTTAACATTATATTCCACTTTTGAATGTGTTCAGTCGCAATTCTTCAATCCTGTAGGTGAAAAACAATGATAAACCTGATGTGTTCCAGTTCCTCTTTTCTGGACAGGTGCTCAGCTTGTTGGTGAGATGCACTGTCTTTCAATGCTGATAATTCTTTGCTGTGCTGGGCTAACTGTGACTGAATAATATCAGTCACCTGGGTAGTCTCATTGACCTGTTTTCTTAATGCAATcatgccgttggagagagagggaagactATGGTCCATTAATTCTTTGACTACATTGATGTCTTGAACTCTTTGCTGAAGAAGCTGAAGGTCTTGCCTTTCTGCCTCTAGGCTTGCAACTCGACTTGTTAAGGTTGGTAATGAAGCAGAAAGTAAATCTACATTTTCTTCAAGTTTGGAGGTTGCAGCCTTCATACTTGCAACTTGCTGCTCTGCCTGTGCAAACTCAACCTCTTGAAGAACTTTGACCCTATTCTCCAGTTGAGCCAAATCATTCCTTGTGAGGAAGTCCTTCCTGAGCTCACCCAGGGTTTTACTTATTTCTGACTGCAGCACAGCCACTTTACTATTCACGTTGGCTGACTGAATCTGTGTCACGGCTTCTGTCGTCATTTCCATTCTCTTTTTTGATTCAGCCCAGGTGATCTCGAGA is a window of Mobula birostris isolate sMobBir1 chromosome 14, sMobBir1.hap1, whole genome shotgun sequence DNA encoding:
- the LOC140209931 gene encoding uncharacterized protein, translating into MRSRKGKGGQRGEENAARADSKYVSDSAPTSAGLTVLWVFLLLVVAGCGIAGWYIQQQLHTIDSLDQTIQILQKRLSQVELIHSQMKELNEKLLVAEAHEQRLQDLEITWAESKKRMEMTTEAVTQIQSANVNSKVAVLQSEISKTLGELRKDFLTRNDLAQLENRVKVLQEVEFAQAEQQVASMKAATSKLEENVDLLSASLPTLTSRVASLEAERQDLQLLQQRVQDINVVKELMDHSLPSLSNGMIALRKQVNETTQVTDIIQSQLAQHSKELSALKDSASHQQAEHLSRKEELEHIRKMANQLQMEKISMEELENAIESLVTSNISELQRRTSNMDEMLATLQNHVTKVESDGANQNKELADALNQTSHTLQKTLGKIETNLKRTVEQCLSGEVRTFCETSENCAWPHIREVNFPHRILKDPVIMLSLAEISSVDSVGVTVKALDIMDSGFKIQISSIGNYNLSTVRVNWMLCA